A single region of the Methanolacinia paynteri genome encodes:
- a CDS encoding type IV pilin N-terminal domain-containing protein, whose protein sequence is MIRKNDRAVSPVVGVMLMLVVTIILAAVVSAFAGGMAGDQEIAPQATIKAESAVNDPIKDTDTANYNPNYPDDFSAANGILFENMGGDTFMLNEIKVQLLNQGVTMTVTPGNRVDYSDPYVCLPEDVTDGGYFAKIGSSVDDMVIEPGDKFMLYADACYITDEDDITQKYISWELSSRGYGPLGEMFEWKVIDTNSDSVIATGKLVLQ, encoded by the coding sequence ATGATCCGAAAGAATGACAGAGCGGTGTCCCCGGTAGTTGGCGTAATGCTGATGCTTGTTGTGACAATTATTCTTGCGGCTGTTGTGTCTGCGTTCGCAGGAGGAATGGCCGGAGATCAGGAGATAGCACCACAGGCGACCATTAAAGCGGAATCTGCCGTGAACGACCCAATCAAAGATACGGATACAGCAAATTATAATCCCAATTATCCGGATGATTTCAGTGCGGCAAATGGTATTCTGTTTGAGAATATGGGCGGTGATACGTTCATGCTGAATGAGATCAAAGTACAGCTTCTAAATCAGGGTGTCACCATGACAGTCACCCCGGGTAACCGCGTGGATTATAGCGATCCATATGTATGCCTGCCTGAAGATGTGACAGATGGCGGGTATTTCGCAAAAATCGGAAGCAGCGTAGATGATATGGTCATCGAACCTGGTGACAAATTCATGCTATATGCCGATGCCTGCTACATAACTGATGAGGATGATATCACTCAGAAATATATTTCATGGGAGCTTTCAAGCAGGGGATATGGTCCTCTCGGAGAGATGTTCGAGTGGAAGGTCATCGACACGAATTCCGATTCAGTGATAGCAACCGGTAAACTGGTTCTTCAGTAA
- a CDS encoding ABC transporter ATP-binding protein, producing MPISIEGIKFGYTESREVLKDMNFTCRDNRITGIIGPNGCGKTTVLKVIAGFLQPSEGVIRYNDTVIGEVPPIELAKMRAVVEQKIYTPFSFPVYDYVMLGRSPYQKNFQPDSNEDHRIVTDSLRDANVIQFQDRKINELSGGELQRVMIARALAQEPEFLMLDEPTSHLDIRHQLELMKLLSRLTKEKSVVCIIHEINQASSYCDDIVITKDGYVLKEGSSDEVLSAETLEDVFGVLAMQYPGPDGKKKQFAFSLPPEKKSEIKRRVHVISGEGMGRQIIMSLHSAGMEVSAGILNQGDQDYESAKSIGIDTISAPPFTRYSDTEIADLKKICDLADTIIIVAVNVGKGNLPNLEIAAEYLDRKEVIFVNPNNKLKKKDLTDGRATELYNLIQSKAKCVENTDEVLEELL from the coding sequence ATGCCGATAAGTATTGAAGGAATTAAGTTCGGCTACACCGAATCGAGAGAGGTCCTGAAAGATATGAACTTCACATGCCGCGACAACAGGATCACCGGCATTATCGGGCCGAACGGATGTGGAAAAACAACAGTCCTGAAGGTAATTGCAGGGTTCCTTCAACCTTCGGAGGGAGTCATCAGGTACAATGATACAGTCATCGGGGAAGTGCCACCTATAGAACTGGCAAAGATGCGAGCCGTGGTCGAGCAGAAGATCTATACGCCTTTCTCTTTTCCTGTATACGATTACGTCATGCTCGGGAGAAGCCCTTACCAGAAGAATTTCCAGCCGGATTCAAACGAAGATCACAGGATCGTGACTGACTCACTCAGGGATGCGAATGTAATCCAGTTCCAGGATCGAAAGATCAACGAACTCTCCGGTGGAGAACTCCAGCGTGTCATGATTGCAAGGGCGCTTGCGCAGGAGCCGGAATTTCTGATGCTCGACGAGCCTACATCGCATCTCGATATCAGGCATCAGCTTGAACTTATGAAGCTTCTCTCCAGGCTGACAAAAGAAAAATCAGTCGTATGCATCATTCACGAGATAAACCAGGCATCCTCATACTGCGACGATATCGTGATAACAAAGGACGGCTACGTGCTGAAAGAAGGGTCTTCAGATGAGGTTCTCTCCGCGGAAACTCTTGAAGACGTATTCGGTGTTCTCGCAATGCAGTATCCAGGGCCCGACGGCAAAAAGAAACAGTTCGCCTTCTCGCTTCCGCCCGAAAAGAAATCCGAAATAAAAAGAAGGGTTCATGTCATAAGCGGAGAGGGAATGGGGAGGCAGATCATCATGTCCCTTCATTCCGCCGGGATGGAAGTTTCTGCGGGAATCCTCAACCAGGGTGACCAGGACTACGAGTCTGCAAAATCGATAGGAATAGACACAATCTCAGCACCGCCTTTTACACGATATTCGGATACGGAGATTGCAGACCTGAAGAAAATCTGCGATCTTGCTGACACGATTATAATCGTGGCTGTAAATGTCGGCAAAGGAAACCTGCCGAATCTTGAGATTGCCGCCGAATACCTCGACAGGAAAGAGGTCATATTCGTAAACCCCAATAACAAACTGAAGAAGAAGGATCTAACCGACGGAAGGGCGACGGAACTTTACAATCTCATACAATCCAAAGCAAAATGTGTTGAAAATACCGATGAAGTTTTGGAAGAGTTGCTTTGA
- a CDS encoding ABC transporter substrate-binding protein, with protein sequence MTLMLFVFTGILLFCSGCTDNTDTGSINSSNSSTATDTRVVSLAPSETEIFYAINTPNSGVSLVGRSDYDDYPPEALSVPSVGGPQTLSIESIVSKDPDLIIGTTLADKTVVDSLKSLGYDVEIYDLETIDDVYSNIESLGEILGLEDSADALIGNMTSRQTAIEDAPKETPAPKTWYVVAVEPLYAAGNNTLQGEMIEEAGGVNVFADMDGYFVASYEAVIERAPEVIIVPSGHGSTTVNFTQQILSIPEFKDLPAVKDGRVYTVDDDTVSRPGPRIIDGLEQFYQCINAEIL encoded by the coding sequence ATGACTCTGATGTTATTTGTATTTACAGGAATTCTTCTCTTTTGTTCCGGATGTACGGATAACACAGATACAGGCAGCATAAACAGCAGCAATTCTTCGACGGCAACAGATACAAGAGTAGTCTCCCTCGCACCGAGCGAGACAGAGATATTTTACGCGATAAACACGCCGAACTCCGGCGTTTCGCTTGTAGGGAGAAGTGATTATGATGACTATCCCCCTGAAGCACTCTCCGTTCCTTCGGTAGGAGGCCCGCAGACGCTCAGCATCGAATCGATCGTATCGAAGGATCCCGACCTGATAATCGGAACGACACTTGCGGACAAAACAGTTGTCGACAGCCTGAAAAGTCTCGGCTACGATGTTGAGATCTATGATCTCGAAACTATCGACGACGTATATTCGAATATCGAATCACTCGGAGAAATTCTGGGACTTGAAGATAGTGCCGACGCACTCATAGGCAATATGACATCCCGCCAGACAGCAATCGAAGATGCCCCCAAGGAGACGCCCGCACCAAAGACCTGGTATGTGGTTGCGGTCGAACCGCTCTATGCCGCTGGCAACAACACCCTGCAGGGTGAGATGATAGAGGAAGCTGGTGGAGTGAATGTCTTTGCCGACATGGACGGATATTTTGTCGCGTCATATGAGGCAGTGATCGAAAGGGCGCCTGAGGTCATCATAGTTCCTTCAGGCCACGGAAGCACCACGGTTAATTTCACACAGCAGATCCTTTCGATCCCTGAATTTAAGGATCTTCCGGCAGTAAAGGACGGCAGGGTCTACACGGTAGACGACGACACGGTTTCAAGACCCGGACCCAGAATAATCGACGGACTGGAGCAGTTCTATCAATGTATAAACGCAGAAATACTGTGA
- a CDS encoding bifunctional metallophosphatase/5'-nucleotidase produces the protein MKKGAVLCIIIALFILISIILISTYLIGSDSKNTVSIKILAINDFHGHLFAEQQLNDRPVGSAPILASYLKSAINSSEADYNLIALTGDTIGASPAESALLQDEPTIEFFNSLANDQCDPLDSGKCTGCNIISIPGNHEFNDGTNELMRIVHGGNGTASIPHNADPYPGTMADYVCANVVWKENETPVFSPYTIREINGVQVAFIGAVTLETTILELPQNIENITFINESEAINSYVPELQAQGIHAIVVLIHDGGKQESYEGPTQEGGNVTGPITSVVAELYEDIDVVLAAHSHGFINTYLPNAGGKDILVAEAYSYGKAYADVDLLIDKESGEITNKSAVIVPVYADEAPGTSPDPAAEELLAEVGEAVSELRSEIITTSAANISLIPDADGESALGDLVADSQKAAMNTDIALVTSGSPSGAVKADIPGGNVTWGDLEKVLPPDASMAETYGGWYSRPHVASREVTGEQIKTILERQWEEPVPEENLSVSGITYTYDPSLPAGSKVTEVLVNGIPLDENATYTAAMNYYMAYGSAMGGGGEFAPPWDWNVTVNVGPADIDALIDYIRGRPGPLDVMTDGRVKMY, from the coding sequence ATGAAGAAAGGTGCTGTTTTATGCATTATTATTGCTTTATTCATTCTAATTTCAATAATTCTCATATCCACATACCTCATAGGATCAGATTCAAAAAATACTGTCAGCATAAAGATTCTTGCGATCAACGACTTCCACGGTCATCTATTCGCTGAACAGCAACTGAACGACAGGCCCGTGGGAAGTGCCCCGATTCTTGCCTCATACCTGAAATCAGCCATCAATTCATCAGAAGCCGATTATAATCTTATAGCTCTTACGGGCGACACAATTGGAGCATCGCCCGCTGAATCCGCCCTCCTTCAGGATGAACCCACCATCGAGTTTTTCAACTCGCTGGCGAACGATCAGTGCGATCCTCTTGACTCCGGGAAGTGCACTGGATGCAACATAATTTCGATCCCGGGGAACCACGAGTTCAACGACGGAACGAACGAACTTATGCGCATTGTCCACGGGGGCAACGGAACTGCATCAATTCCGCATAACGCGGACCCCTATCCCGGAACAATGGCTGATTATGTATGTGCGAACGTTGTCTGGAAAGAAAACGAAACACCGGTATTTTCGCCATATACGATCCGCGAGATAAACGGTGTACAGGTTGCCTTCATCGGTGCCGTGACCCTTGAAACAACAATACTCGAACTTCCACAGAACATAGAGAATATTACGTTCATCAATGAGAGTGAAGCGATAAACAGTTATGTTCCCGAACTTCAGGCGCAGGGAATCCATGCAATTGTCGTTCTGATTCACGACGGAGGAAAACAGGAGTCGTACGAGGGGCCCACACAGGAAGGAGGAAACGTCACCGGTCCGATTACCTCAGTAGTTGCCGAACTATACGAGGATATCGACGTTGTCCTCGCCGCTCACTCCCACGGTTTCATAAATACTTATCTCCCTAATGCAGGGGGGAAGGACATCCTTGTCGCTGAGGCATATTCCTACGGAAAGGCATATGCAGATGTTGACCTGCTTATCGACAAGGAGAGCGGTGAGATTACAAATAAATCGGCCGTGATAGTTCCGGTTTATGCCGACGAGGCACCGGGGACCTCTCCTGATCCTGCCGCAGAAGAACTTCTTGCTGAAGTTGGGGAGGCCGTTTCAGAGCTGCGTTCTGAGATAATCACAACCTCCGCAGCCAATATTTCACTAATACCTGATGCAGACGGAGAATCAGCGCTCGGGGATCTCGTTGCCGATTCACAGAAAGCTGCGATGAATACAGATATTGCACTGGTCACATCGGGGTCTCCTTCAGGGGCGGTAAAGGCGGATATCCCCGGCGGCAACGTCACCTGGGGAGATCTTGAAAAAGTCCTTCCCCCCGATGCCTCGATGGCCGAAACATATGGCGGATGGTACAGCAGGCCGCATGTCGCATCCCGTGAAGTAACCGGAGAGCAGATTAAAACCATACTCGAACGACAGTGGGAGGAACCGGTTCCCGAAGAGAACCTTTCAGTCTCCGGAATTACGTACACATATGATCCCTCCCTTCCTGCAGGAAGCAAAGTAACCGAAGTTCTCGTAAACGGCATTCCACTGGATGAAAACGCAACATACACAGCAGCCATGAACTACTACATGGCCTACGGAAGTGCAATGGGAGGAGGAGGAGAGTTCGCACCACCATGGGACTGGAACGTTACTGTCAACGTCGGCCCGGCTGATATAGACGCACTTATAGATTATATCCGGGGACGTCCTGGGCCTCTGGATGTTATGACCGATGGGAGAGTAAAAATGTACTGA
- a CDS encoding FecCD family ABC transporter permease: protein MYKRRNTVMISAGLFLLTIIIMLISVGIGESNISAETVIAILTEPLTHQAPFWLSGDATIIWEIRLPRVILGALVGLCLAISGAALQSLFRNPMADPYILGISNGAALGATIVFVYGAAWALSLYTLPLLSFVFGIITIFLVYYVGKVGNHVPVNTLLLSGIAISAFLSAINSFMMFTGGQNLQQIMFWMMGGLSGRGWNYIWIIIPFAIIGSLAMITMARSMNAIMFGEESAQYLGIDVEKMKKVLLVLTAFVTSAAVAVSGVIGFVGLIVPHIVRLIVGPDHRILIPVSIFTGAIFLVIADDFARIMISPAELPLGVLTALCGAPFFLYLLRSKRGEL from the coding sequence ATGTATAAACGCAGAAATACTGTGATGATCTCGGCAGGATTATTCCTGCTCACGATTATCATAATGCTTATCTCCGTCGGCATCGGCGAATCCAATATCAGTGCGGAGACCGTAATCGCGATTCTCACCGAGCCGCTGACTCACCAGGCGCCATTCTGGTTGTCAGGCGATGCAACGATTATATGGGAAATTCGCCTGCCAAGGGTGATACTTGGTGCACTCGTCGGCCTTTGTCTTGCAATAAGCGGTGCGGCACTCCAGAGCCTCTTCAGGAACCCGATGGCCGACCCGTACATCCTTGGAATTTCAAACGGTGCTGCGCTCGGGGCGACGATCGTCTTCGTGTACGGAGCGGCATGGGCCCTGAGTCTCTATACACTGCCGCTACTCTCGTTCGTATTCGGCATAATTACAATCTTTCTCGTATACTACGTTGGGAAAGTTGGAAATCACGTTCCGGTAAACACACTCCTCCTCTCAGGTATCGCGATATCGGCCTTTTTATCGGCAATAAATTCATTCATGATGTTTACAGGCGGACAGAACCTCCAGCAGATCATGTTCTGGATGATGGGCGGACTTTCAGGGAGGGGATGGAATTATATCTGGATAATAATACCATTCGCAATAATCGGTTCGCTCGCGATGATAACAATGGCGAGGAGTATGAATGCCATCATGTTCGGGGAAGAATCGGCACAGTACCTCGGGATCGATGTTGAAAAGATGAAGAAGGTCCTTCTTGTCCTTACAGCATTTGTCACAAGTGCGGCAGTCGCGGTAAGCGGGGTCATCGGATTCGTCGGCCTTATAGTACCGCACATAGTAAGGCTCATTGTCGGGCCGGATCACAGGATACTAATTCCCGTTTCGATATTTACCGGAGCGATATTCCTTGTAATTGCAGATGATTTTGCAAGAATCATGATATCGCCCGCAGAACTCCCTCTCGGAGTGCTGACCGCACTTTGCGGTGCACCGTTCTTCCTCTATCTCCTCAGGTCAAAGCGGGGTGAGCTCTGA
- a CDS encoding type IV pilin N-terminal domain-containing protein gives MKKMIKSSEDAVSPVVGVMLMLVVTIILAAVVSAFAGGMGGDMEKAPQAVLDVEIKYADMGMNVGIDSSNFGYITSFEQVSGEPIPTKDLEIITYYTNISGDTYKHEQSPSSDTYDIYTGSPLYEGYGITRVPYLNDLSVGWASNEKVWFGNFVLTTGDIMTAGTTQATAELLGIGDGSGGIADPDFGVGSIVDVKIKHVPSGNFIYNKEVIVQ, from the coding sequence ATGAAAAAAATGATTAAATCTAGCGAAGACGCTGTTTCGCCGGTTGTAGGTGTAATGCTGATGCTGGTCGTTACAATTATTCTTGCGGCTGTTGTTTCTGCATTTGCAGGAGGAATGGGAGGCGACATGGAGAAGGCACCACAGGCCGTTCTCGATGTGGAGATTAAGTATGCCGATATGGGCATGAATGTAGGTATAGATTCCAGCAATTTCGGTTACATTACGTCGTTTGAGCAGGTCAGCGGTGAACCCATCCCGACGAAAGATCTGGAAATCATCACCTACTACACGAACATAAGCGGCGATACGTACAAGCACGAACAGAGTCCTTCCAGTGACACATATGATATTTACACTGGTTCACCTCTGTACGAGGGATATGGTATCACGAGAGTGCCTTATCTTAATGATCTTTCGGTAGGTTGGGCCTCAAATGAGAAGGTGTGGTTCGGAAATTTTGTTTTGACGACCGGTGATATTATGACCGCAGGTACTACTCAAGCAACCGCAGAACTGCTCGGAATCGGTGATGGTTCTGGTGGAATCGCAGATCCGGACTTTGGTGTCGGCAGTATTGTGGATGTGAAGATAAAACACGTTCCAAGTGGCAATTTTATCTATAACAAGGAGGTCATCGTCCAATGA
- a CDS encoding sirohydrochlorin cobaltochelatase, with protein sequence MEIIVMHGHGKKPESHGAVLIVAVGTTQAEGRQVVASCMKKVQEVYPKAEVTYAFSSEPVRLVLKEQGEDVPGPLAALASLIEKGHSRIVVQPLFLTPGTRYHELYPLVKSLNEMAGAHGVLGFDGILISTPLLMFDEDYFEVAEAIQSIYGNLAEDEAVVLVSPQSEGGTDPALCQLQMVLDDVSKTGRLTIGAVDGYPGIEKVKSRLGHIGTKKVRLVPLTIVPGIHAWIEIAGGANSDSWQKLLEGAGYSVEVDSKGLGEYDQITDIVVKRMISRVDSHAFLKK encoded by the coding sequence TTGGAGATTATAGTCATGCACGGACATGGTAAAAAACCTGAGAGCCACGGTGCTGTTTTAATCGTGGCAGTCGGAACAACCCAGGCGGAAGGCCGCCAGGTTGTCGCGAGCTGTATGAAGAAGGTACAGGAAGTATACCCGAAGGCGGAGGTAACATATGCCTTCAGCTCCGAACCCGTCAGGCTCGTATTGAAAGAGCAGGGTGAAGATGTCCCCGGCCCTCTCGCCGCTCTTGCATCGCTCATCGAGAAAGGCCATTCAAGGATAGTGGTGCAGCCGCTATTCCTTACGCCCGGAACAAGATACCACGAACTCTATCCGCTCGTCAAATCGCTGAACGAGATGGCCGGCGCCCACGGCGTTCTCGGATTCGACGGTATACTTATCAGCACACCGCTTCTGATGTTTGACGAGGATTATTTCGAAGTCGCGGAAGCTATTCAGTCGATCTACGGAAACCTTGCCGAGGATGAAGCAGTCGTGCTTGTATCACCCCAGTCCGAAGGCGGCACGGACCCGGCCCTCTGCCAGCTCCAGATGGTCCTTGACGATGTCAGTAAGACAGGCAGGCTGACAATCGGGGCTGTTGACGGTTATCCGGGAATCGAGAAAGTCAAATCCAGGCTTGGCCACATAGGCACAAAGAAGGTCAGACTGGTCCCTCTCACCATCGTTCCGGGAATTCATGCATGGATAGAGATCGCAGGCGGAGCAAACAGCGATTCATGGCAGAAACTCCTGGAAGGAGCAGGATATTCGGTGGAAGTCGATTCAAAAGGCCTCGGCGAGTATGACCAGATCACGGACATCGTCGTAAAGAGAATGATATCACGTGTGGATTCTCACGCATTCCTCAAAAAATAA
- the cobN gene encoding cobaltochelatase subunit CobN produces the protein MKIVYISAGTGENPWLEGAAASCPDQGTGLEIVQSTSEAIDSEEKKFVEILEDVRTGDLLLVSNHGSVTYFKKFDRLIEKARENNINTFVCSSVDEEMKENRQLFRQSDEDYDFIHACLELGGKENTQSLILWACKEIGGANVDVPPLVYPPTEGFFHPSMPEVYDYESHMERLDPSRPTIGILVHQFGFIRKNLLPVEALIKAVEEREMNALPFFLVTSPNEVTGSMGIRKFIETYLIRDGSSIIDVLIVNMSFSQLSLSDPNDGTKTDPVYNFFSDLNVPLLQTITLYRSYEAWKDDDQGLSAMEISSGVIWPEFDGQIIAIPIGTTDEYEGRKNVAIPIPGRPERVAEMAKRWSELKKVPIEDRKVVIFLYQYTEEMDALGDAGGLDTPQSVIEILHSLKDQGYFVENIPETGNDLIYEMIAGLTNDTRWISKEQMKERAAGFVSTDLYREWFEKIPKANQDKIYEDWGEAPGEIFEVEEGLCIPGVVKGNIFIGIQPPRGYFDQIETMIHSTDLVMPHHYLAYYRWIKHVFGAHAVIHLGTHGTLEWLPGKGNAMSEECYPDLILEDMPHLYPYIINDPGEGMEAKRRGWGVALDYNTPPMMRAQGYGELSDLDIILQEYLRAKRGGEEKKAAGLIEEARVIVIDKNLTNDLGLSEEPESGEIAQNAERLYDYICELRDVIIKDGLHIYGQPPAGNRFLEMVYALTRLENGSVPSLRESVAEAMSLSLRELLEEPSGFNQLKRQTNGALVDEIDAASNLLIEMMAECGYDREEVLKIIRAGYGNGNPNLEACGAFICDEIFKNLNRTTDEIANMLRGLDAGYVEPGPSGDPTRGNAHLLPTGRNCYSIDPASVPTHAAWITGKELADQMVGRYIEEKGEYPQNVGIVVWATDTMRTGGDDIAYILWLMGLRPIWSNRGGAVTGLEVIPASELGRPRIDMSLRISGMFRDSFPNLVHMIDEGVEMIASLDESDDVNYLAAHLREDLLEKIKEGFPEEEAREMALIRIFGDPPGQHGVGVCEVLHASAWETRKDLADVYTNWGAHAYGRKFRGEKFPELFKKKIGSLDATVKNRVSREWDILETDDDYACLGGMNACVKAYGDKDPVSVIGDASDPKNIKTKLLDEEIRFIFRSRVLNPRWIEGLKPHGFRGVQDIVTTLEYTFGWDATSDAVDDWEYQAAAEHFLFNEENRKWIEDNNPYALHAISGRLLEAKDRGFWDAKEEMIKKLEKIYLESEEYLERTGDD, from the coding sequence ATGAAAATAGTATATATTAGCGCAGGAACTGGTGAAAATCCCTGGCTTGAAGGAGCAGCGGCTTCCTGTCCTGATCAGGGGACGGGGTTGGAGATTGTCCAGTCCACTTCTGAAGCGATCGATTCGGAGGAGAAGAAATTTGTTGAAATCCTGGAAGACGTCCGGACCGGCGATCTTCTTCTGGTCAGCAATCATGGCAGTGTAACATATTTTAAAAAGTTCGACAGGCTGATCGAAAAGGCACGGGAGAACAATATCAATACGTTCGTCTGCAGTTCAGTAGACGAAGAGATGAAGGAGAACAGACAGCTCTTCAGGCAGTCTGATGAGGATTACGATTTCATCCATGCATGTCTCGAACTCGGAGGAAAGGAGAATACACAGAGCCTGATTCTCTGGGCCTGCAAAGAGATCGGCGGTGCGAATGTAGATGTGCCTCCGCTGGTCTATCCCCCGACTGAGGGATTTTTCCATCCGTCAATGCCGGAGGTTTACGACTATGAGTCCCATATGGAAAGGCTCGATCCCTCAAGGCCCACCATAGGAATCCTTGTACACCAGTTTGGCTTCATCCGCAAGAATCTCCTGCCAGTAGAGGCCCTGATAAAGGCAGTTGAAGAGAGGGAAATGAATGCATTGCCTTTCTTCCTTGTCACGAGCCCTAACGAGGTCACTGGTTCAATGGGAATCAGGAAATTTATTGAGACTTACCTGATTAGAGACGGGAGTTCCATCATCGATGTCCTGATTGTCAACATGTCTTTTTCCCAGCTCTCACTATCAGATCCCAACGACGGCACAAAAACCGATCCCGTTTATAATTTTTTCAGTGACCTGAATGTACCACTTCTCCAGACGATAACCCTATACAGGTCTTACGAGGCCTGGAAGGACGACGACCAGGGCCTCTCTGCGATGGAGATCTCGTCAGGGGTAATCTGGCCAGAGTTCGACGGGCAGATAATCGCTATACCTATTGGCACAACTGATGAATATGAGGGCCGGAAAAATGTCGCGATTCCGATTCCGGGGCGTCCTGAAAGAGTTGCCGAGATGGCAAAGCGCTGGTCCGAACTAAAAAAAGTGCCTATCGAGGACCGGAAAGTGGTCATATTCCTCTACCAGTACACCGAGGAGATGGATGCGCTTGGTGATGCCGGAGGACTCGACACTCCGCAGAGTGTGATCGAGATCCTGCACAGCCTGAAAGACCAGGGCTACTTCGTTGAAAATATCCCGGAAACGGGCAATGACCTCATTTATGAGATGATTGCGGGGCTTACCAACGATACCCGGTGGATCTCAAAGGAGCAGATGAAAGAGCGGGCTGCCGGATTTGTAAGCACAGACCTTTACAGGGAATGGTTTGAAAAAATCCCAAAGGCAAATCAGGATAAAATATACGAAGACTGGGGAGAAGCGCCCGGCGAAATCTTTGAGGTTGAAGAGGGGCTCTGCATTCCCGGGGTTGTCAAGGGAAATATCTTCATCGGGATTCAGCCGCCGAGAGGATATTTCGATCAGATTGAAACGATGATCCATTCGACCGATCTCGTAATGCCGCATCATTATCTCGCCTACTACCGCTGGATCAAACACGTGTTCGGGGCACATGCGGTCATCCACCTTGGAACACACGGCACTCTTGAGTGGCTTCCGGGAAAAGGTAATGCAATGTCGGAAGAGTGTTACCCCGACCTGATCCTCGAGGACATGCCGCACCTGTACCCTTATATCATTAACGATCCCGGCGAGGGTATGGAGGCGAAGAGAAGAGGATGGGGTGTTGCACTCGATTACAACACACCCCCGATGATGCGTGCCCAGGGGTACGGTGAACTCTCCGATCTGGACATTATTCTGCAGGAATACCTCCGGGCAAAACGCGGCGGCGAGGAGAAGAAAGCGGCCGGCCTGATCGAGGAAGCCCGTGTCATAGTCATAGACAAAAACCTGACAAACGATCTCGGCCTTTCAGAGGAACCGGAATCCGGTGAGATTGCACAGAATGCCGAACGATTATATGACTACATCTGCGAACTGCGTGATGTAATCATCAAGGACGGTCTTCACATCTACGGGCAGCCGCCTGCAGGAAACCGCTTCCTGGAGATGGTCTATGCTTTAACCCGCCTCGAAAACGGGTCCGTTCCATCGTTGAGGGAGAGCGTGGCAGAGGCGATGTCATTGTCACTTAGGGAGCTTCTTGAAGAACCTTCCGGCTTCAACCAGTTGAAGAGGCAGACAAACGGTGCTCTCGTCGACGAGATCGATGCCGCGAGCAATCTTCTTATTGAAATGATGGCCGAATGCGGGTATGACCGTGAAGAAGTACTGAAGATTATCAGGGCTGGATATGGCAACGGGAATCCTAACCTTGAAGCATGTGGTGCGTTCATCTGCGATGAGATCTTCAAAAATCTCAACAGGACGACCGATGAGATTGCCAACATGCTCAGAGGCCTTGATGCAGGGTATGTTGAACCCGGCCCCTCAGGTGATCCAACCCGCGGAAACGCCCATCTCCTCCCTACAGGCAGGAACTGCTATTCTATAGATCCTGCATCCGTCCCCACCCATGCTGCATGGATAACCGGAAAGGAGCTTGCCGACCAGATGGTTGGGCGCTATATTGAAGAGAAGGGAGAATACCCCCAAAATGTGGGCATCGTTGTCTGGGCAACGGATACTATGAGGACAGGAGGAGACGATATCGCCTATATCCTGTGGCTTATGGGTCTCAGGCCAATCTGGTCGAATCGCGGGGGTGCTGTTACAGGTCTTGAAGTAATTCCCGCCAGTGAACTTGGAAGGCCGCGTATCGATATGTCTCTGCGTATCAGTGGAATGTTCAGGGATTCGTTCCCGAATCTTGTCCATATGATTGATGAAGGTGTGGAGATGATCGCTTCGCTCGATGAATCGGATGATGTCAACTATCTTGCGGCTCATCTGAGAGAAGATCTCCTGGAGAAGATCAAGGAAGGTTTCCCAGAGGAAGAGGCCCGTGAAATGGCACTTATCCGTATATTCGGAGATCCTCCGGGCCAGCATGGTGTAGGTGTCTGCGAAGTCCTGCATGCATCCGCATGGGAGACCCGAAAGGACCTTGCCGATGTCTATACCAACTGGGGGGCTCATGCGTACGGAAGAAAGTTCAGGGGTGAAAAATTCCCGGAGCTGTTCAAAAAGAAGATTGGCAGCCTTGATGCGACTGTCAAGAACCGCGTCTCAAGAGAGTGGGATATTCTCGAAACCGATGACGACTATGCATGCCTCGGCGGAATGAATGCATGTGTCAAGGCTTACGGTGACAAAGATCCTGTTTCGGTAATAGGCGATGCATCTGATCCGAAGAATATCAAGACGAAGCTGCTCGATGAAGAGATCAGGTTCATCTTCAGGAGCAGGGTGCTGAATCCGCGGTGGATAGAGGGGTTGAAGCCGCACGGTTTCCGCGGTGTTCAGGATATCGTGACAACACTCGAGTACACCTTCGGCTGGGATGCCACCTCCGATGCAGTCGATGACTGGGAGTACCAGGCTGCAGCAGAGCATTTCTTATTCAATGAGGAGAACAGGAAATGGATAGAAGATAATAACCCGTATGCTCTCCACGCCATATCGGGCAGGCTCCTGGAGGCAAAGGACAGGGGATTCTGGGATGCAAAGGAAGAGATGATTAAGAAACTTGAGAAGATCTATCTCGAGTCCGAAGAGTATCTTGAAAGAACCGGTGATGATTAG